GGACGGCGCCCGTGGGCGAGCGCTCGTTCGACGGGGTCTGCTGCATCGAGACCGTCGAGCACGTTCCGCCGGAGTCCCTCGCCGGGCTGGTGGCCGAAGTCGCCCGGGTGTTGGCGCCGGGTGGCTGGGCCCTGTTCACCACGCCCAACGAGGAGAACCTGTCGCGGTCCATGGTATTCTGCCCGGCCTGTGGCGAGGAGTTTCACAAGGTCCAGCATCTCACCTCCTGGACCGCCGGCTCTCTCTCGTCCCTCCTGTCCGCTGGTGGGCTCGACGTGCGCTTTTGCCGCGCGATCGACCTGGGCAGGTTCCAGGAGCCGGCCCGCCGGCCCCCGCGCCACTGGAGCGCGGCCTATCTCTTTCGGCGGGCGCAGCGCTCGACGGCCCGCCTCGCCGATCGGCTCTGGCCTCGGCCGTTTCCCGCTGGACGGTTTCTCGCCGTCTGCGGGGCGCCGGGCCCGCATCTCGTGGCCCTCGCCGCCAAGCCGGGGCCGCGCTAGGACGGGGACGATGATCGCCGGAGCCGCCGGAAGCGCCGCGCCGCCGGACCCGCCGTCCCTCGCGTTGCGGGGACGGCGCGTGCTGTTCGTCCTGGGGCACCTGGAGCTCGGCGGCGCGGAGCGGCAGGCGATGCTGCTCGCGTGCCACCTGGCGGGGCCGGTTGCGGCCCGCGTCGAGGTCTGGGGCATGGGGCGTCCGGGACGCGTCGCGGCGATGTGCGAGAACGCGGGAATCCCCTGCAGGGCGATGTCCCTGCCGTATGCCGGCGGCCGCGCGAGGAGGTGGACGGCTCTCGCCGCGTTCGCCCTCAGGCTCCGCCGCGCGAGGTTCGACGCGGTCCTCTCGTACACCATGGCGCCCAACGTCCTCTGCGGCGCGGTGATCCCGTGGACGGGCGTGAAGGCGTTCGTCTGGAACCAGCGCGACGAGGGGCGCGGGCGTCTCGGTCGGCGCCTCGAGCGCCTCGCCCTCCGACACACTCGCGACTTCGTGTCCAACTCGCGGCACGGTGCCCGCTTCCTCTCGGGGACGCTCGGCGTGGATCCCGCGAGGATCCGGGTCGTGCCGAACGGCGTCGAGCTTTCGCGAATCGAGAGAGACCGAAGAGGATGGCGCGAGTCGCTCGGTCTCGACGAGCGGGCGTTCGCCGCGTGCATGGTCTCGAACCTCCACCGCTACAAGGACCACCCCACGCTGCTGAGGGCCTGGAGGCTCGCCCTGGACCGGTGGCCCGCTCCCGGCGGGCCCGGCGTGCTGTTGCTCGCCGGCCGGTTGCACGAGGACTCCCGCGGCCTTCTCGACCTCGCCGAGGAGCTTCGCCTGGGCGGAAGCGTCCGGTTCCTTGGGGAGGTGGACGACATCGCGGGCCTCCTGGGGGCCGTCGACCTCGGTGTCTTCAGCTCCCGGTTCGAGGGGGTGCCGAACG
The Terriglobia bacterium genome window above contains:
- a CDS encoding class I SAM-dependent methyltransferase — protein: MKWTDESIAAFWERWSTSPATEGEYFTLEVGAGVGVFLAQAVRLRGARVLDFGCGPGFLIQHLLRAGARVAGADASPHSVRRAAERYGGLPGWEGAFEIRGGTAPVGERSFDGVCCIETVEHVPPESLAGLVAEVARVLAPGGWALFTTPNEENLSRSMVFCPACGEEFHKVQHLTSWTAGSLSSLLSAGGLDVRFCRAIDLGRFQEPARRPPRHWSAAYLFRRAQRSTARLADRLWPRPFPAGRFLAVCGAPGPHLVALAAKPGPR
- a CDS encoding glycosyltransferase, with translation MIAGAAGSAAPPDPPSLALRGRRVLFVLGHLELGGAERQAMLLACHLAGPVAARVEVWGMGRPGRVAAMCENAGIPCRAMSLPYAGGRARRWTALAAFALRLRRARFDAVLSYTMAPNVLCGAVIPWTGVKAFVWNQRDEGRGRLGRRLERLALRHTRDFVSNSRHGARFLSGTLGVDPARIRVVPNGVELSRIERDRRGWRESLGLDERAFAACMVSNLHRYKDHPTLLRAWRLALDRWPAPGGPGVLLLAGRLHEDSRGLLDLAEELRLGGSVRFLGEVDDIAGLLGAVDLGVFSSRFEGVPNGILECMAAGLAVAATDIPGIREAVGTDGAELLAPAGDVDALAGRILAAAGDPGLRARVGQANRRRASEEFSARGMCEAMTRVLAEALASRVGSRERVAGVTPGGAL